The DNA segment ACATTGGATTTTCTATGTATTGCGCTTGCTGAATTCGGATCTATTTCTGAAAGAAGAACCTTCCAGCTGATTTCAGGACAAAGAGGATTACCTCCATTCCTGGTAAAAGATGCAGGACTAAACTCAGGCTTGATGATTACTCAATATACCGCAGCATCTATTGCCAGTGAAAACAAACAACTGTGTACACCGGCATCAGTAGACAGCATTGTTTCCAGCAACGGACAGGAAGATCATGTGAGTATGGGTGCAAATGCGGCAACAAAGTGTTTGAGGGTTGTGAACAACCTGGAAAGAATCTTAGCAATTGAATTGTTAACCGCAGCACAGGCATTGGATTTAAGAAAACCTTTGGCTTCTTCTGAAGCGATTGAAGCATTGGTTGCCAATTACAGAAAAGTAGTTTCTTTCAATGATGCAGATCGCCTGCTGGCCACAGATATTGCAGCTTCTGTAACGTTCCTAAGAACAGAAAAGATTTAATCTTTCCTTAAGAAGATCTTATCCGCTTTTATTATAAAAAAAGAGCCGGTATCATACTTGGTGATACCGGCTCTTTTTGGTTTAAAACCAGGTTCTTTTACATAAAAGGAACATTGATTCCGAAAGTAACATTACGTCCTGTATTATAAATTCCGGCAGGTTTATACCTGCTTAAATGGTTATAATATTTTTTATCAAGCAGGTTTTGTCCTGTCACCCATAGATTCAGTTTACCTTTTTTAGTATTGATAGATGCCCCGATTCCTGCGTCCAGTAAAGTGTAACCATCAGTTTGTGTTTCAAAACTATCAAAACGCGCCTGTTTTAATACATTACTTACCCCAACTTTAACATAGGAACCGGCAAGACCTTTAATACTTGGTTCAAAACGCAATTCATTGTTAATGGATGCCGCAGGAATAAAGGGAAGCGGAGAATCATCAGCACGGTTAATTCCCCTTACATAAGCAAAGGAGTTTTCAAAGTGCAGTGATTTCACGAGGTGAAAGTCCATCGAAGCTTCACCACCAATCAGGTCTGCTTTGGTTTGCACGAAACGGTAAACAGGCAGCGTTTCTATTTCGCCTGATTCGTTGGTTAACTCTTTTGTTTCTTTATTAAAGTTTCCTGGATAGATGTAATTAAAGATTCTGTTTGCATAAGCATTCAATCCAAAAGTGACATATTTAGCTGTATACTCTAATCCAAGGTCAAACTGTAAACTAGTTTCCTGTTTTAACTTGTTATTTCCGATTTCATATCTGAATGTTCCCTCATGACGACCATTTGCGGCAAGTTCTGCAATATTTGGTGCCCTGAATCCCGATCCTGCATTTCCTTTTAATACCAGGTTTTTAGCCACCTCATAAGCAAAGCCTATGGAACCGGAAACATTAGAGAATTTGTTATCAAAACCATTAAACACTTGCTCCCCATCTACAGAAAGGTCCTGACCATTTACTTTTTTGTAGTCATAACGAGCCCCAATATTGAGCGCTCCCTTTTCAAAATTACGTTTCAGGTACACAAAAGCACCAATGTTATTGCTGTTATAATCCGGGATCAGGAATTCATCACCCTTATTGACATTCTTCTGGTACATGCCCTGAACGCCAATTGCAGGTTCCCATTTACCGGCATTAGGAAAGTAATATTTTACGTCGTAGGTATAAGAGTTCAGGTTTAAATTCAAACCAGGCTCAGTAGCACTTTCTTCAAATTCCTTTCTCATATTCCGCTGAAAAGCGAAGGTGGTTTTCAATTGTCCCTTACCAAGGATGAAATTACTATTCAACGCAGCACGATAATGGTTAATGTTCTGAAAAGGTAAACCCAATCTTCTTTGCTGTGCTTCTGCCTTCGTAATTACTTCTCCATCTTCATTCACAAAATTCCCTTCCTCGTTAGGTCCATCTTCAACCAGACCTATATTGGTATGGAAACGGGAAAAAGTCAGGTGAGAGTATCCCCAGCTTTTATTTAGGCCCACCATTCCGTTCAGATTAAACTCGTTAAATCCTGAATTCGGAACCGTCGTATTTTTATAAGCAAAGCCATAGGCATTTTTATAAGATACACGACCGCGGTATACAAATCCGTTGTCATTCCCCTGCAACATCAGTGAAGATGCACTAAGGCCATTATTAGTCCCATAAGAAGTGGTAAAATCTCCATTAAATACTCCTGGAGGAGGAACAAGGTCATCAATGATATTAATCACCCCACCTAAAGCGTCAGATCCATACAGCAAACTGGCAGGTCCTTTTAAAATCTCCACCCTTGCTGCCGAAAACTGATCTACCTCAATTCCATGTTCATCACCCCATTGCTGGGCTTCTTCTCTTGCGCCATCTACCATCGTCAGCACCCTGTTATAGCCTAATCCGCGGATGGTCGGCTTCGAAATCGCACCTCCGGTGCTCACTTGTGAAACGCCTGGAATTCTGGAAATCGCATCTACCAGATTTGTTCCTCCGGCCTGAGCCAGCTTATCTTTTCCAACAGTAACCACAGATAAACTGTTGGTTTTATTATTGGAACTGAAAGGAGATCCGGTAATCACCACTTCGGCACTTTCTATGACAGAGGATTCCATAGCAATACTCAGGGTGTTGATGGTCGCAAGATCGACCATTTGAGAATGGGTTTTATACCCGACAAAGCGGACTTCCATCAGGAACCGTCCCTTTGAAGGAATATTTTTTAAGGTAAACTCCCCCTTACTGTTGGTGGTCGTTACTGCTTTCAAATCGCTGATATATATCGTGGCGCCAACCAAAGGCTCCTGGGTACTGCCATCGGTAATTTTACCTCTAACTTCTGAAAGATCTGCCGCAAAGCTGCTTGCAGAAAAAAAGGTATATAATAGAACGACCAATACAAAGTGTATTTTTTTCATGTGTGTTTTTATTTATCAGCTAAAGCCAATGATTCAATAGATATATAGAATGAAAATTGCCAAATATAAACTTAGCTCCAGGGCCTATAAATGCACCTATTAGGGTACGCGAATTTATATCCTCCGGATAACAATAAAAGAAAATTGATTAGGCTACAGGGGGTCCCCGGAGTGAGGAGCCAATAAGTTCAGTATAAGAACCGCTAACTAAAGCGTAATATTTTGACAGGGTTTTGATTTCGAGGAATACCTGAAAATGAGTGTATTCATGAAGGTAATTTTTTTCGAAATGTGCCGCACAAACCAGACAGGTTTCGGTATGGTTACTAACGTGTAATTTGTGGGTACAGGTCTTCTCGTTTTTTAAACACTGAGGTGCTTCATCGTGGTGATGGAAGGCTCCAAAAGGAGTCAAAGCAATGGCAAACACCCATAGCAAAGCTATAGATATTAACCGGTTGATATGTTGCTGACTCTTTTTCAAATTTAAAGGCTAAAAATACTCAATTTCGTATAAATACATACATTTGTTTTACAACATTGCCCTTATATGACTTCAAATATGGATTTTAGTTTAGATTTAAGTAAAAAACAAACCCCAACAGGAAATACATTAACCTGTAAAGGATGGGTACAGGAAGCGGCGTTACGTATGCTCCTGAATAACCTTGACCCGGAAGTAGCCGAGCGTCCGGAAGACCTGATCGTCTATGGCGGTCGCGGTAAAGCTGCCAGAAACAAGGAGGCTTTAGCACTGATCGTAAAAGCACTACAAAATTTAGAAGATACAGAGACCTTACTTATCCAATCGGGAAAACCGGTGGGTGTATTGCCAACACATAAAGATGCACCAAGAGTATTGATCTCCAATTCTCAACTGGTTCCCAAATGGGCAACTCAACAACATTTTGATGAACTGGAAGATAAAGGACTGATGATGTATGGTCAGATGACCGCAGGATCATGGATCTATATCGGTTCCCAGGGAATTGTACAGGGAACGTATGAAACGTATGCTGCTTTGGCGCGCAAACATTTCAACAGCAACCTGAAAGGCACCTTAAATGTAACGGCCGGACTCGGTGGAATGGGTGGTGCACAACCGCTTGCCATCACCATGAACCAAGGTGTTTGTCTTGCGGCTGATGTAGAAGAATGGCGCATCCAGAAACGCCTGGAGACCCGTTACATTGACGAAATAGAACATGATATCGATACGGCTATTGATAAAGCCTTACAATATAAAGAAGACGGAAAGGCCATCTCCATTGGAGTGGTATGTAATGCGGTGGAATTGTTGCAAAGATTAATCGACCGCAACATTACGCCGGATACGTTAACCGACCAGACTTCTGCTCATGATCCACTGATCGGTTATTTCCCGGAAGGACTTAGCGTTGCTGAAGCCAATAAATTGCGTATTGAAAATGCGGAAGAATATGTGAAACAGTCTTATGCCACAATGGCGAAACATGTGGAGCAAATGCTGGAACTGCAAAAACGTGGTGCCATCACCTTTGATTACGGAAACAACCTTCGTGGAAGGGCATTGGAAGCTGGGGTTAAAAATGCATTTGATTTCCCTGGCTTTGTACCTGCTTATATTCGCCCTTTATTTTGTGAAGGAAAAGGACCTTTCCGTTGGGCTGCCCTGAGTGGAGATCCACAGGATATTTATGAAACGGATAAACTGATTCTGGAACTTTTCCCTGAAAACGAAAGTCTGAAGCAATGGATTACCATGGCACAGGAACGCATTGCATTCCAGGGACTGCCGGCACGCATCTGCTGGCTTGGACAGGGAGAAAGAGAAAAAGCAGGTTTGGCATTCAATAAACTGGTTGCCGATGGTAAAGTAAAAGCACCATTGGTGATTGGTAGAGATCATCTGGACACGGGTTCTGTCGCTTCTCCAAACCGGGAAACTGAAGCCATGCTGGATGGCTCTGATGCTGTAGCCGACTGGCCGATTTTAAATGCTTTGATCAATACTGCCGGTGGCGCAAGCTGGGTTTCTTTACACCATGGAGGAGGCGTTGGAATCGGTTATTCCATCCATGCAGGAATGGTGATCGTTGCCGATGGGACTGAAGATGCAGCCATCAGAATCAAGCGTGTCTTACACAATGACCCTGCTATGGGCGTGATCAGACATGCCGATGCAGGATACGACATCGCAAAAGATACCTTACGTAAACACAGACTAGGTCTTTAAGCCCTTTTTATATCATTGTTTTTTATTACAAAACCATGATGAAATAATGAACTAAATTGAGCGGTCTGCGAAACTAAGCAGACCGCTTTAACGTTTATTAAAATAAAAAGGAATGGCAACGGCTCAGCAAATTAAGAATGCGTACATCGATTATGTACTCATCAATGATGAAAAACCAAAATCAGTATACAGTTTCGTTAAGAAATTAAAGATTACAGAGGCTGATTTCTATGAATTCTACGCTTCTTTTGAAAGCATTGAAAAGAACATCTGGGTAGAACTCACCCTGGAAACGATCAATGCGATTGAGGAACAGGAAGTCTGGAGCCAGTATTCATCCCGCGAGAGAATCCTTGCCTTCTTCTATAGCTATGTGGAAGTCTTGAAGAAACAAAGAAGTTTCATCATCTATACCCTTAAATCTCACATCAGTAAATTCAGTACTCCAGATGCTTTATCGGGTGTAAAGCCAATATTTGAGAACTTTGCCGAAGAAATCATTAATGAAGGATTGGAAAGTGGAGAACTGGCCAACCGTAAATTCTTAAGTAAAAAATATAAAGATGCAGTATGGCTGCAGTTTGGCTTTATTCTCAATTTCTGGATCAATGACAACAGTCCCGGCTTTGAAAAAACAGATGAGGCCATCGAAAAAGGCATCAATGTGACCTTCGACCTTTTTGAGCGCTCTCCACTGGATAACTTGCTGGAATATGGAAAATTTCTTTCCAGAAATGGCAATTTCAAGGAAAAAATGGGACTGTAAACTTATGAAGGAACAAGAAAGTATTCCGGTAACGAAAGGACAAAGATCTGCAAAGTTTGTAAAAACAGGTATTCAGATTGGCGGCAATTACATCAAGCATTATTCAAAAAAATTATTCAACCCTAACCTGAGCAGGGATGAACTGAATGAAGACAATGCAACCGACATTTATAAATCACTCAGTGAGCTTAAAGGAAGTGCTTTAAAGATTGCGCAAATGCTGAGCATGGATAAAAATATCCTGCCTAAATCTTATGTCGACAAGTTTACCCAGTCTCAGTACAATGCACCTCCCCTTTCAGGTCCGCTGATTGTCCGGACTTTTAGTAAGAATTTTGGAAAAACACCCGATCAGATCTACGATAAGTTTAACCTCCATTCCAGTAATGCAGCTTCTATCGGGCAAGTACACCAGGCAGAACTGGATGGCAAAAAACTGGCCATCAAAATCCAATATCCCGGAGTGGGTGATAGCATATCTTCAGATCTGAAACTGGTAAAACCTTTTGCTTTCCGGTTATTGGGAATGAGTGAAAAAGACCTCAATATCTATATTAAAGAGGTAGAAGAAAGGCTGCTGGAAGAGACGGATTATGAACTGGAAGTCAGAAGATCAATTGAATTTTCTGAGGCTTGTAAACACCTGAACAATGTTGTTTTTCCAAATTACTACCCGGCACTATCCGGGAAGCGGATCATTACAATGGACTGGATCGAAGGTTTACACCTGAAAGAATTTTTAAAAACGAATCCTTCTCAGGAACTCCGCAATAAAATTGGTCAGGCTTTATGGGATTTCTATAATTTTCAACAACACGAGCTCAGAGCAGTACATGCGGACCCCCATCCAGGCAATTTTATGATTACTCCTGATGAAAAATTAGGGGTCATTGATTTTGGCTGTATCAAAGAAATGCCTGATGATTTTTACTATCCGTTTTTCTCCCTGATCTCCACAGATGTAATTAAAGATAAGGCAAAAACCATAGCAGCCTTCCGTCAACTGGACATGATTCATAAAGAGGATACGGAAAGCCAGGTTGAATTCTATTATAAAGCATATCTGGAAATGATTGAGTTGTTTGCCCGTCCGTATACAAGCAAAACGTTTGATTTCAGTAAACCTGAATTCTTTGAACAACTCTATACTTATGCGGAGAAGGTGGCCACTATGCCTGAATTCAAACAGGCCAGAGGGGTTAAACACTTCATCTATGTAAATCGTACCAACTTTGGATTATATACGATCCTACAGGAGTTAAAATCGATCGTCAACACAGACACCTTCCAGCCACATCTCCAATGAAAGTATTGCTGACCGGTGCCAATGGTTATATTGGCACCAGACTATTGCCTGTCCTTTTAGAACAGGGGCATGAAGTGGTTTGTATGGTCAGGGATAAAAGACGTTTTGCTCTGGAATCTGACTTTGGAAACCGGGTAAAAATCATTACAGGAGATCTGCTAAGGCCGTTGGAGGAGATCCCTAAAGATATCCAGGCTGCCTATTACCTGGTCCATTCGATGTCTGCGAGCGAAAATGGATTCTCAGATCTGGAACTCCACTCTGCACAAAACTTTGTCAATGCACTTCAAGCGACAGATTGTGGTCAATTGATTTACCTGACAGGGATTGTAAATGATGAAGGACTTTCCAAACACTTAAGCTCAAGGCTGGCAGTAGAAGAAGAACTAAAAAAATCAGGTATTGCTTTTACGATATTGAGAGCAGCCATCATTATTGGATCGGGAAGTGCTTCATTTGAAATTATCAGAGATCTGACCGAGAAATTACCCCTTATGGTTGCCCCGAAATGGGTTCAAACAAAATGTCAGCCTATCGGAATCCGGGATGTGCTCCGTTATTTAAGTGGCGTATTGTCAAATGATAAAGCTTTAGGACAGATATTCGATATCGGAGGACCGGATGTACTCAGTTACAGGGAAATGATGATGCAGTATGCAGAAGTACGCCAGCTAAGAAGAATCATCATTACTCTTCCCTTATTGACGCCGCGTTTATCTTCCCTGTGGCTCAACCTCGTTACTTCAGTTCCTTATGCCCTCGCCAGAAGTCTGGTAGACAGCATGAAGAATGAGGTAATTTGTAAGGAAAACAAAATTACAGCCATTGTCCCAGGCCCTTGCCTCCCTTATCGGGAAACATTAAAGCTTGCATTTGAAAAGATAGAACAAAATTCTATTGTTTCCAGCTGGAAAGATGCCCTGAATAGAGGATACCTGGAAACCAGTTTCATGGACCAGGTTAAGGTCCCACAAAATGGAACACTGGAGTATAAGGTAAAAATGCCGTTTGAGAGAGATCCCAAAGAAGTATTTGAAAATATCTGGGGTATAGGAGGAGACAGAGGCTGGTATTACCTGAACTGGCTATGGAACCTGAGGGGTTTCCTGGACAAACTGTTTGGTGGTGTAGGTACCCGCAGAGGAAGAACAGGTAATTCTAGTTTACAAGCTGGTGATGTCCTGGATTTCTGGCGCGTTTTGCTGGCCGACAAAAACAATAGGCGGTTGTTGCTATTTGCGGAGATGAAAGTACCCGGAGAAGCCTGGCTGGAATTTAAAATAGTTGAACATCATGGTCAGACATTTCTTTCCCAGATTGCGACTTTCAGGCCATCAGGATTGTGGGGCCGCGTTTATTGGTATGCAATGTTTCCTTTCCATCTTTTTCTTTTTAAAGGTATGGCGAGACAGATTACACTTTTTAGATTGCAATAAAAAAGGCACAATCGCCACAATTGCACCTTTTCTCTAACCTAAAACTTATATATAAGACGGTCTTAAATACAAAAGGTTTCATTTTAATTTATATTTTTTTAGATAATCCCCTCATTTGTGCTATAGCAGGATATTTACAAAAATTTGTTTATAAAAATCAAATAATATATGAACAAGCCGATCTTGTTAAATATATTTGTACTCCATAAAACACATCCTGATTTTGGCAAAAAGCTCTAAGATTCACAAAAACATACTTGTCATTGAAGACAATCATGCCATCCTTGATGTCATCACGCTGATTCTTCAAAGCGAGGCTTACAAGGTTACTGGTCTGAATAAAAGCGCAGATATGATGATGCATATCGAACAACTTAAACCTGACCTGGTTATTCTGGATATTATGCTTCCTGATGGAGACGGCAGGGAATTGTTAACTCAGCTTAGGTCTCAGGCTAGCACTGAAGACATTCCGGTGCTCATGATCTCTGCAAGATATACCGAGGAGAATATTCAGCATGGCGCTTTCAAACCGAATGGATTTCTGGCCAAGCCTTTTGATATTGACGATCTTCTGGACAGAATTGAAGGCATCCTTGCAGGAAAAATTTATTAATCCGGATCAACGCTTCCTGTTAAATTCGTATCTTAAACTCAAATTAATGAAACGATATGAATGCCAACGAAGCGCTCATTACCAAATTCTATACTGCTTTTCAAAATAAAGACGTCTCCACGATGCAGGAATGCTACAGCGATCAGGCGACCTTTAGCGATGCAGCCTTTACAGACCTCAACGCCAAAGAAGTTCGCGCCATGTGGGCAATGTTGATTAAAGGTGGAAAAGATATGCGTGTCGAGTTCAGCAATGTCAGGGCTGATGCGCATGGGGCAACAGCACATTGGGATGCTTACTATACTTTTTCGGCAACAGGAAGAAAAGTTTTAAATCAAATCGACGCCCGCTTTGTCATTGAAAACGGCAAGATTGTGAAACATACCGATCATTTCGACTTTTATACCTGGTCAAGACAGGCACTGGGACTTCCCGGACTTTTATTGGGATGGACCTCTTTTCTGAAAAACAAGGTAAGAAAGCAGGCCAGCGCTAAACTGGCTGCTTATATGGCAAGAGAATAATCCTAAGATTAATCTTTAATTCTTTCGATGATGGCCTCCAGGGATAGTTTATCCTGTTGGCCGCTGTGCATATCTTTTAAAGTTAATGCTCCGCTTTGCATTTCATCGCTACCGATCAAAATCACATAAGGGATGTTCTTGGCATCTGCATAGCTCATTTGTTTTTTAAGCTTTGCAGCACTTGGATATAATTCTGCAGCGATATTTGCATTTCTCAATTGCTGAACAATTGGGAGTGCATATAATTCGGCTGCTTCATCAAAATTACTGATCAGGACTTTTGTTCCCGCAGCAACAGACTCCGGGAAAAGATTCAGTTCCAATAATACGTCATAAATGCGGTCTGCACCAAAAGAGATACCAACCCCTGTTAATCCTTTCAGGCCAAACATTCCAGTCAGGTCATCATAACGACCACCCCCACCGATGCTTCCCATAGCAGCTTCATTGGTTTTTACTTCAAAAATACAACCTGTGTAATAGTTTAAACCACGTGCCAATGTAATGTCCAGCTCGAGATCAGGGCTAAGTGCAGGGTTAGATTGTAACAATCCTTTTAAATACCTGAAGACAGTCTCTATCTCCGCAATACCGTTCATCCCTGTAGCAGAACCGGCAAGTACGGTACGCAGGCTATTTAGTTTCTCTTCATTACTTCCCTGTAGTAAAATTACTGGTTTTAATTTCTCCAGATCAGCTTCTGTGAATCCACGTTCCAGCAATTCTTTACTTACACCATCCAAACCGATCTTGTCCAGTTTATCGATCGCCACAGTCATATCGATAATCAGCTCTGGCTTACCAATAATTTCAGCAATTCCAGATAATATTTTACGGTTATTTAATTTGATGGTAAAGTCTTTCAGGCCAAGGTTACTCAGGGCTTCCTGATAGATCAATACAAATTCTGCTTCATTTAATAAGCTATCCGATCCTACAACATCCACATCACACTGATAGAACTCTCTGTAGCGACCTTTCTGTGGCCGGTCGGCTCTCCACACCGGCTGAACCTGAAAGCGCTTAAAAGGCAGAGAAATGTCGTTCTGGTGCATCACCACGTAACGGGCAAAAGGTACTGTTAAATCATATCTCAATGCTTTTTCGCTGATGGATGAAATCAGCTTCTGAGAATTGGCATTAGCCAGTAATTCCGGATTCGCTTTAGAGAGAAAATCTCCGCTGTTTAAAATCTTAAAGATCAGCTTATCTCCTTCATCTCCGTATTTACCTGTTAAAGTACTCAGGTTTTCCATGGTTGGCGTTTGTATTTCCGCATATCCGTATTTCTTAAATACCGTTTTAATGGTATCAAAAATATAATTGCGTTTGACCATTTCCTGAGGTGAAAAATCACGGGTTCCTTTAACTAGAGAAGGTTTAATATTCGACATAGCGACAAAAGTACAAAAAGTAACAGGCATAAAAAAAGCTGCCGAAGCAGCTTTTTAGATTATTTAAATATTTTTAAACCAATAACCTTACTGGTTCTTCTAACAATGCTTTTAGCGTCTGTAGGAAAGCAGATCCTGTTGCACCATCCACTACACGGTGATCGCAACTTAAAGTTACCTTCATTACATTACCAGGGACTACAGCACCATTTTTAACCACAGGAACCTGAGAGATTCCTCCGATTGCAAGAATACAGGCATCTGGTGGGTTAATGATTGCTGTAAATTCATCAATTCCGAACATTCCTAAGTTAGAAATGGTGAATGTTGAACCTTCCCAATCTGCAGGTTGTAATTTCTTCGCTTTAGCACGCTGCGCAAAGTCTTTAACTTCTGCTGAGATATGAGACAATGATTTACCATCTGCAAAACGAACAACAGGAACCAATAAACCATCTTCTACCGCTACGGCTACGCCAATGTTCACATGCTCATTGTAACGGATCTTATCCCCTAACCATGAAGAGTTTACATTAGGGTGTTGTTTTAAAGCAATTGCTACTGCTTTTAACACCATATCGTTGAAAGAGATTTTAACAGGTGCATATTCATTGATTTTAGTACGGGCAGCAATTGCACCATCCATATCAATAGACATCGTTAAATAGAAATGCGGTGCTGTGAATAAGCTTTCAGATAGGCGCTTAGCAATTACTTTACGCATCTGAGTAACCGGTTTCTCTGTATATTTTTCTTCGCCAACAAATACAGGAATGCTTACCTGAGCCTGTTTCTCCGCTGGAGCTGCTGAAGTTGTAGCTGCCGGTGTGGCGGCCACTGCTGCTGCAGGCTTGAAGTTCTCAATATCTTTTTTGATGATACGTCCGCCATCAGCACTACCTGCCACCTGAGCAAGGTCAATACCTTTGTCTTTCGCAATTCTTTTTGCTAAAGGAGATGCTTTTACGCGATCTGAACTTTCAGCAGCAGTTTCTGCCGCTACAGATGAAGTGCTTTCTGCTACCGGAGCATCTGCTTTTTTATCTGCTGCAGGTTTCGCAGGAGCATCGCCTTGCGCAAGGATTCCACTGATGTCTGTTCCTTCAGGACCAACAATAGCAATAATACCATTCACTTTAGCCGCTGCACCTTTTTCTACACCGATATGTAATAAGGTTCCGTCTGCATACCCCATTACTTCCATAGTTGCCTTATCGGTCTCTACGTCAGCAAGGATATCGTCGTTTTTAATTTTATCACCAACTTTTTTATGCCATTCAGCAATTACGCCTTCAGTCATGGTATCACTTAGCAAAGGCATTCTTACCACAGTAACGCCCATTTTCTCTAAATCTGCATCCGTGATTCCTGCCGCAGCAGTTGCTTCTTTTTTATCTTCAGCAGGTTTTTCAGCCAGAGCAGCTTCTGCTGCCGGTTTTGCTTCCGCCGATGGCGTCGCAGCACCTTCAGCATCTAATGCTGCTTTATAATCTTCACCTTCTTTACCTATGACCGCAATAACCGCGTCAACAGGAACAGCTTGACCTTCTTCTACACCAATGTATAATACGGTACCGTCCCAATATGACTCTAAATCCATGGTTGCCTTATCGGTTTCCACTTCGGCCATTACATCGCCACTTTTAACTTTATCGCCAACTTTTTTATGCCACTTCGCCATTACACCTTCGGTCATGGTATCGCTCATTTTGGGCATTCTAACTATTTCAGCCATTCTATATTATTAAATGAAATGCGTTCTAAATTAATCTAGTACGTAAGGATAATCCTGTTGTACATAAACATCTTGATATAATTCTGATTCTTCCGGCCAAGGTGACTCTTCCGCAAATTTAACAGCATCATCGACAATTTGTTTCACTTTAGCTTCAATCTCTTCAATCCATGCCTGATCAGCATATTTTTCCTGAAGGATTGTCTCTCTTACAGCTTCGATAGGATCTTTAGTTTTGTAAGATTCTAATTCGTCTTTAGAACGATATTTAGCAGGATCAGACATTGAGTGACCGCGGTAACGGTAAGTTCTGATCTCCAGGAAGGTTGGTCCGTCACCATTTCTTGCACGTTGAGCAGCTTCGTCCATTGCAGTGTGAACTGCTACAGGATCCATTCCGTCTACCGGTGCACATGGCATATCAAAACCTAAACCTATTTTATATATATCAGTCATGTTGGTGGTACGCTCTACAGAGGTTCCCATTGCATAACCATTATTCTCACAAACAAAGATGACAGGTAGTTTCCATAACATCGCCATATTAAAGGCTTCGTTTAAAGCACCCTGACGAACTGCTCCATCACCCATGTAACAAACATTTACATTTTTAGTGCCTTTATATTTTTCAGCGAAAGCGATACCTGCTCCTAATGGAATTTGTCCACCAACGATACCATGTCCACCATAAAAGTTATGCTCTTTGCTAAACATGTGCATAGAACCACCTTTTCCTTTAGAACATCCGGTAGCTTTACCATACATCTCTGCCATAATGCTATTTGCACTCACACCTTTTGCTAAAGCATGCGCATGATCGCGGTAGGCAGTGA comes from the Pedobacter sp. FW305-3-2-15-E-R2A2 genome and includes:
- a CDS encoding TonB-dependent receptor encodes the protein MKKIHFVLVVLLYTFFSASSFAADLSEVRGKITDGSTQEPLVGATIYISDLKAVTTTNSKGEFTLKNIPSKGRFLMEVRFVGYKTHSQMVDLATINTLSIAMESSVIESAEVVITGSPFSSNNKTNSLSVVTVGKDKLAQAGGTNLVDAISRIPGVSQVSTGGAISKPTIRGLGYNRVLTMVDGAREEAQQWGDEHGIEVDQFSAARVEILKGPASLLYGSDALGGVINIIDDLVPPPGVFNGDFTTSYGTNNGLSASSLMLQGNDNGFVYRGRVSYKNAYGFAYKNTTVPNSGFNEFNLNGMVGLNKSWGYSHLTFSRFHTNIGLVEDGPNEEGNFVNEDGEVITKAEAQQRRLGLPFQNINHYRAALNSNFILGKGQLKTTFAFQRNMRKEFEESATEPGLNLNLNSYTYDVKYYFPNAGKWEPAIGVQGMYQKNVNKGDEFLIPDYNSNNIGAFVYLKRNFEKGALNIGARYDYKKVNGQDLSVDGEQVFNGFDNKFSNVSGSIGFAYEVAKNLVLKGNAGSGFRAPNIAELAANGRHEGTFRYEIGNNKLKQETSLQFDLGLEYTAKYVTFGLNAYANRIFNYIYPGNFNKETKELTNESGEIETLPVYRFVQTKADLIGGEASMDFHLVKSLHFENSFAYVRGINRADDSPLPFIPAASINNELRFEPSIKGLAGSYVKVGVSNVLKQARFDSFETQTDGYTLLDAGIGASINTKKGKLNLWVTGQNLLDKKYYNHLSRYKPAGIYNTGRNVTFGINVPFM
- the hutU gene encoding urocanate hydratase, which produces MTSNMDFSLDLSKKQTPTGNTLTCKGWVQEAALRMLLNNLDPEVAERPEDLIVYGGRGKAARNKEALALIVKALQNLEDTETLLIQSGKPVGVLPTHKDAPRVLISNSQLVPKWATQQHFDELEDKGLMMYGQMTAGSWIYIGSQGIVQGTYETYAALARKHFNSNLKGTLNVTAGLGGMGGAQPLAITMNQGVCLAADVEEWRIQKRLETRYIDEIEHDIDTAIDKALQYKEDGKAISIGVVCNAVELLQRLIDRNITPDTLTDQTSAHDPLIGYFPEGLSVAEANKLRIENAEEYVKQSYATMAKHVEQMLELQKRGAITFDYGNNLRGRALEAGVKNAFDFPGFVPAYIRPLFCEGKGPFRWAALSGDPQDIYETDKLILELFPENESLKQWITMAQERIAFQGLPARICWLGQGEREKAGLAFNKLVADGKVKAPLVIGRDHLDTGSVASPNRETEAMLDGSDAVADWPILNALINTAGGASWVSLHHGGGVGIGYSIHAGMVIVADGTEDAAIRIKRVLHNDPAMGVIRHADAGYDIAKDTLRKHRLGL
- a CDS encoding TetR family transcriptional regulator C-terminal domain-containing protein; the encoded protein is MATAQQIKNAYIDYVLINDEKPKSVYSFVKKLKITEADFYEFYASFESIEKNIWVELTLETINAIEEQEVWSQYSSRERILAFFYSYVEVLKKQRSFIIYTLKSHISKFSTPDALSGVKPIFENFAEEIINEGLESGELANRKFLSKKYKDAVWLQFGFILNFWINDNSPGFEKTDEAIEKGINVTFDLFERSPLDNLLEYGKFLSRNGNFKEKMGL
- a CDS encoding AarF/ABC1/UbiB kinase family protein, with amino-acid sequence MKEQESIPVTKGQRSAKFVKTGIQIGGNYIKHYSKKLFNPNLSRDELNEDNATDIYKSLSELKGSALKIAQMLSMDKNILPKSYVDKFTQSQYNAPPLSGPLIVRTFSKNFGKTPDQIYDKFNLHSSNAASIGQVHQAELDGKKLAIKIQYPGVGDSISSDLKLVKPFAFRLLGMSEKDLNIYIKEVEERLLEETDYELEVRRSIEFSEACKHLNNVVFPNYYPALSGKRIITMDWIEGLHLKEFLKTNPSQELRNKIGQALWDFYNFQQHELRAVHADPHPGNFMITPDEKLGVIDFGCIKEMPDDFYYPFFSLISTDVIKDKAKTIAAFRQLDMIHKEDTESQVEFYYKAYLEMIELFARPYTSKTFDFSKPEFFEQLYTYAEKVATMPEFKQARGVKHFIYVNRTNFGLYTILQELKSIVNTDTFQPHLQ